One window of the Bos indicus x Bos taurus breed Angus x Brahman F1 hybrid chromosome 8, Bos_hybrid_MaternalHap_v2.0, whole genome shotgun sequence genome contains the following:
- the DMAC1 gene encoding distal membrane-arm assembly complex protein 1 isoform X3 has translation MGSFVSQPLEPVKFVAPPETTSTPKPAQVTAPGAPASPAQAPLFNNCWSCRVLSGSGLIGAGGYVYWMARKPMKLGYPPGPGTIAQMIFGISCGERLSEGT, from the exons ATGGGTTCCTTCGTTTCACAGCCCCTCGAGCCGGTCAAGTTCGTTGCGCCCCCTGAGACCACCTCCACCCCTAAGCCCGCACAGGTCACTGCACCCGGAGCGCCAGCCTCTCCAGCGCAAGCCCCTCTATTTAATAACTGCTGGAGCTGTCGCGTGCTCTCCGGGTCGGGGCTGATAGGGGCAGGCGGGTATGTGTACTGGATGGCGCGGAAGCCCATGAAGCTGGGATATCCCCCGGGTCCTGGGACTATTGCGCAGATGATCTTCGGCATCA GTTGTGGAGAAAGACTGAGTGAGGGCACCTGA
- the DMAC1 gene encoding distal membrane-arm assembly complex protein 1 isoform X1, with product MGSFVSQPLEPVKFVAPPETTSTPKPAQVTAPGAPASPAQAPLFNNCWSCRVLSGSGLIGAGGHCLLGCGHPVRPQREGLPHWMKVPPVNLSSLHVPVTHTGRMALISVLDRNVDIDRLQSGRYDMTEKTNMDCHSWSMTVYGILRRLHRDQ from the exons ATGGGTTCCTTCGTTTCACAGCCCCTCGAGCCGGTCAAGTTCGTTGCGCCCCCTGAGACCACCTCCACCCCTAAGCCCGCACAGGTCACTGCACCCGGAGCGCCAGCCTCTCCAGCGCAAGCCCCTCTATTTAATAACTGCTGGAGCTGTCGCGTGCTCTCCGGGTCGGGGCTGATAGGGGCAGGCGG GCATTGCTTGCTGGGGTGTGGTCATCCTGTCAGACCCCAAAGGGAAGGCCTTCCGCACTGGATGAAAGTGCCACCAGTGAATTTGTCATCCCTCCACGTCCCCGTGACACACACAGGAAGAATGGCACTTATAAGCGTTCTGGACAGAAATGTGGACATTGACAGACTTCAGTCCGGCAGATACGACATGACTGAAAAGACAAACATGGATTGTCATTCATGGTCAATGACTGTTTATGGCATTCTTCGCAGGCTCCACAGGGACCAATAA
- the DMAC1 gene encoding distal membrane-arm assembly complex protein 1 isoform X2, whose product MGSFVSQPLEPVKFVAPPETTSTPKPAQVTAPGAPASPAQAPLFNNCWSCRVLSGSGLIGAGGYVYWMARKPMKLGYPPGPGTIAQMIFGISIACWGVVILSDPKGKAFRTG is encoded by the exons ATGGGTTCCTTCGTTTCACAGCCCCTCGAGCCGGTCAAGTTCGTTGCGCCCCCTGAGACCACCTCCACCCCTAAGCCCGCACAGGTCACTGCACCCGGAGCGCCAGCCTCTCCAGCGCAAGCCCCTCTATTTAATAACTGCTGGAGCTGTCGCGTGCTCTCCGGGTCGGGGCTGATAGGGGCAGGCGGGTATGTGTACTGGATGGCGCGGAAGCCCATGAAGCTGGGATATCCCCCGGGTCCTGGGACTATTGCGCAGATGATCTTCGGCATCA GCATTGCTTGCTGGGGTGTGGTCATCCTGTCAGACCCCAAAGGGAAGGCCTTCCGCACTGGATGA